A segment of the Ischnura elegans chromosome 13 unlocalized genomic scaffold, ioIscEleg1.1 SUPER_13_unloc_1, whole genome shotgun sequence genome:
ATTAGGTGGCTACCCCCAcaaactgtttttgaaaatttgcctGTGGCATTCTGGTCCCGGTTCCGCGAAACATATGTCATTATAGACACTTTCGAAATCCAAATTGAAAAGCCATCAAATGCCTTTGATCAATCTGAGACTTATtcagaatataaaaaatgtaatacccTTAAGTATTTAATTGGTGCATCACCAGATGGTACTATCATGTATGTGTCTCAGGGTTTCCTTGGGAGGTTTTCCGATTTACAAATTACTCTTAAGAGTAATTTCTTTGATGGTTTACCAAGAAATGTGCATGTGATGGCTGATAGGGGCTTCAAGGGTTTGGACACATTGCTCCAAGATAAAGGAATGAAGCTAGTGAGACCACCTAGTGTTGCAAGTGGGGAAGTTCTGCCTAGATCCATGgccatttttgggaaaaaagttgCCAGCCTTAGAATCCATATAGAGCGGTGTATAGGGAGGTTGCGTTTGTTTCTCCTCCTGGATCCCCACTCCACCATTGCGCATCGACTACAGAATAGCTGTGACGACGCTGTGATTATTGCTTGTGGATTGATAAATTGCTCATCgccattaattaagatttaagaGTTAATGTGCTATTGTATTGtaatttatgaatatgcatgAATTCATTAtgaatcacaaaataaactttgtaTTTTCACAGTTATTTATCTTGCAATATTATGACAAAGGATCATTTAAATGACCTTATGTATGCCTCCCACTCCTCCGTCAACCTCTCTCTGTTCCATTTTCTCAGGGTTTCCTCGGGAGATTGTTAGATGTTAACATCACACTAAGGAGtaatttaatcaataataattCAGTGGGGGCCCTtttcaaacaccctagaggtatcaTGTATATGGATATACTCTCAAGAAGAGGTAGAGTCACGGTGTATGAGtccttccaaaatttttaaagaaagttaTTGGTGATGAGAACGTTCTGGAAGAGGACTCATTCTTTCCGACATCTCAGCATATGCTTCCCTAGTCTTCAGAGATAGAATGTTTTAACCCTCTGAGTGCCTTTTCTATTGACTCTCCGCCCTTCCCAGAATGTGCCCTACAGCTCCCTAGCAATACCACCACCTTTCCTTACACCCCGCTTTCCTTTTTGAGTATTAATACTCCcggcaaaaatttaaagttaatacCTGAAGATGATGCTTCAGTGCCAAAACCAGATGAATCATTGAATATGCTGTGAAATGAAGCATGGATGCTATTTTCTGTATTTATGTATCAAACAGTTTCTGCCTAGTAAGACATAAGGTTCCTCAAGATAAGATAAGGTTCTAAGACAGAGAAAGTCATCGTTACCATTCaagtatttgcattttttcaaacTTATGCAATAACATTTCAGGAAGGTATTAATCATTCAGTTGTGACCTCATAAGGCTAAAAAAATAGGAGCTAACAACAAAAGTTGATTaacttaatttattgcttctgcaTCATCAAACCATTTGCATTATTAACATTACACTTACAATTGAAAATCTAATCAATTGTatagaataggaaaaatatagtTAGACCAAAACTGAGTACATTTACTTATCAacgaaatggaaaaattactgtCGAAATCTACTTTAATTATTTCAACATCCTTGTCTATTTCAAAAGATGGACTGGCCAGACAAAGATACCCTTCTTTCTTTCCTGTGAACCACATTTCCATTTGCATTTGTGCATATACTTTACTTTTTAAAACGTTATTGATCCCAACATAGTTATCTCTGCTTGACACTTTGGAAGGGCACTTTACTTCAAAAATGGCATCCTCTGATATACCATCTGGTGAACATCCTCCCTCGGGCACGTCTTTACTGAGGATGAAACCGCTCCTTTTTATGTGATATCCCAATTTCCTAGCAACCACATGGAGAACCTCTTCCTCAAGGTTAAGTCCTCTCTCCATCTGGTGTGTCACAGCATGCCTGGCTCCCAATATCCTCTCAACCAATGAGCCTTCCTCAGTTGCACAGTGGGCACACTCATGTGCACTACTACCAGACCATCGACCATACCTAACATGGAACCACGAGGGGGAATGAGATTGGTCTGCAGTTAAGGTTGCAACATCCTGCAGAGAAAGAGTAGATAATTTCTCCCGGCAAAATAGCAAAAACTCATCGGCAGATCCTCCACCCATCTCTTTGAAGTCCCTGATTAGCAGGTGCATTGATACCTGTTTAGGGAGGGTCTGTGGCAAGTAGTGTTGCATCAACTGGGATGTCACACTTTTATGTTTGGCTGCTTCCAGTACCTCAGCAAAGAAGGAATCAGTAGAATCGCCTTCATATCCCCCATATTCTTTCTTCTTGGAGCTACATGACAAATCAGCAGCAGTCCGCACTAATGCCCCAACAGAAGCAAGTTTGGGCTTCTTCCAGTAGCATGTCACTGAGGTGCAAGGCTTCTCCTCACTCCGCCTGTGCAACCAGGTTAAAAGAGCATGAGAATGTTTGCACCCACCTgtgaaaaatggtaaaataatgaCTCATCCGGAAGAATCAAAGTACatataataaatgataatcaGTTTTATGAACATCATTCTAAGGTAATAcatctctctgaaaatctttacAGCTGAAACCAATTTTGTTTCAtacaatcattttcatttcattgtaagaCTTAATGCATCAAGAGCAAGGATTTTAACcatttcagtttcttgatttattggtacttactatGAAAACTCTTATATCATTAACTGAAGTAATTATCTCATGGAACTAGGGAAAGACTGATGTTAacaatgttagagtaactcgaatatatgcttacATAACCAAATGAATAGGTACCTTAGAACCGTACAGCTCtttgataggtaacaaatgtaataataataatcggatagttttatctcctatatttttgctgtaggTAAAAAATGcaaggaacagcaacagaaaaaggggaatttttttatcccattaagttacttaaaagtgaaattttgagcaagtgagCTACTTCTAAGAAGTTCCAtgttatattttccacactttgggaaatactaattgttaggtctattaaatcggagatttcaccacttaaaaCTTTCATCATATTGTTCTACAAGAATAAATAACAGGAATAtttgtttaccttaaaattccaaataaaaaagatacaataatTCATATATAAGAGTAAAGTCTTACGTACCCAAACTGGCTGTGCAATCCTTGcacgaaagagtcacaacttcgctttcgccgctctcctccaaaagCCGGGCTTCAACAATATACGCCTTCGATCGAACTTTATGTTCGGGGCAAATACGAGCAcggacgatgcattcatttttatcgcgTTTCACCTGCACGTATCCTATAGCgtcatcgccgtattcttctcgtccgactctatatgaaaaaaggatttagaaacgttaacatcaaTTAATACCCTTAGAAAATCAATTTCCGATCGTGGCGAtatactcacctagccatcttcactccccgggtctcagaatttatgtagttactatttctACTAATGAAAGTAAACATTGAGACAGTTGAAAttttaggcaagtttctcgcgtctcccttatcgaaaccaggatccatgatgcccacagaagcaaaataatatccctagtaactttttcactcttcggaaaagcactGTACGTCGATATTATGTACACTTATCAAAGTGAAACGCTAACGTACCGCCTATCCGTGCTGAAAATCTCCTAACAAATCTGCCGAACCCCCATGGATTTCATGGTaccgccgcatggttgcatgagctgacgtcacatttccgtcagccaatggaaaaacgtattgaggtgggagtgtctgctgatgaggaaagcttccttttcttgcgattTAAAAACATTCCATAGCAAATTATTACAAATGataaacgttttacgtatatatttatccttgttgattttttagaacatatttgaaggcaaattaaaatttgtccagaggtctattagGATTTTTGATGTGATATATATTATCTGTAACTGTGAACTCcatttttatataaaactttcctatattttaatattatttttatttttgcatcaacTCTGATTAGTTAGATCGCAACATATATGGGTAAAAccatttctgtttgtttttttattagaattatttgtATTTGTGGTTATAAAAACTGTTTCTTTTAATAATCTTTCAGATAAAATCtatattctgattttaaaaatgcattataaaatttaaaagtttcctCGGAATTTTGTGGCTAACAACTTTAAATATGACGTTAGTAGAAATAAGTTTAAAGGTTACATGtgttttcaaatacatttttatgtactGAGATTTTCATCCTATGTAACAGTCTTCAAAATCGTGGCAAAGATATGAAATTCAGGTTACCCAGTAATTACACCtggtcagattctccaactccatctcggctgaTGTCTCTGTGTTTGAGTTTTCCAGTGGCAGTATTATGTATCTCCTAACCCATCAGTGTGGTACTGATCGTCGGGTGGGGTGTCACACCAACTCCCGGTAAGCAGTCATACGATTCTGTATGCACCCAAAAGGTACAGCACAATCAAGAAAATGAGAGATAATGAGTAGCTGTACTGACACCAAAAATGTATTGGTATGGCCACCGAGTAgggggtttcatgaattcccccgtgcacattgcatgttttatttagtttttccctcatcaaaaaataaatatgagatttGCCACAATGTTTAATCCTTCCCAACCTTTAAATGGGCCAGTGTAATTCACTGTATCATCAACTATTGATTACCttaatataaatataagatattggttaataaaaatgaggtctGCCACCAttttatgactttctctcattaaTGATACCACTGTCACTCACTTGGAATAGGCTTTATTTCGCTCTATcgtaatttatttactcccttcacataataaaagaaaaagataaatagaAATGGAATGGAGAAAGAGATAAATTGTGACAAACCTCTTTAATGACTCAGTGTTGAgaggaaaacgaaataaaacaCACGATTTGCATGGGGTATTCATGAAACCGActagggccatttcatctcaaatcaggcagatagtgcaaaatcatgtcaggtgaccatcaccgatttctctgaaatttatatatgtgaaagcagtatccttatgatgaataacgatgactttatctctgctcagaactgaaccgtcataaagttaccgccccttgaacattgcagtgtcaggcctcagagtaaaaaatgaaaaatcacataaatgctgattactaaggaaccaatgcccataaagcagtggttattattttattttgaagagaattcatttatgcacattatggcataacttgcaagtcatttgaagcaataataaacaaataggacttgtttaaacaataaaaattagtcattatttaactatttattactaaaaaaggccaccttttattttctttaaaatttctcagcgggtagtttaaatgttctgctttcaattaaaaaaataaaaaaaggtagtatttttatactttttgttttaaggcatgtcaaagttaggcatgtttacgactattttacaccaagattgcataccttcaaggggggaaaaaatgctgtttcaatctacttagcattcataacagtgaaaatttcatatctgaatgattggttacatctcttgactgaaagcaagtccaatcttgtttacttccatggcatccaatgtgtgcaaacacccactgctactggctggaaacggtgaatgagtctcaatttgcacagagtatttttcaatggcagttcacgtaagtctttcttctactttgggccatgtggaatatttcgatggaccatgtggatgcataaatgagacactaatgtcattctcttctaaagacactgcagtgatttgtgaaatcaggtttgaccaggtttttcagaaacacaatgaagtcattcgtGGTGAGATTTTGAGCACTGtacgtcattatatctgaatttgttagtgtcacagcctgtttgattgtgtggattacagagcgagctttagttgtcccgtgtctgttaactaccaagacatgaaactgttgatgccgtgtacaggtgctcctttcacccaatcatttttttgtctacatagggtggtttcctataattgttcattgcctaaatggaaagattattactcctcgaatACATATtactcgcttttagatttttaaatgatgatatctcttttttgtgattaaatgataagtgaaaattttcaagcgtacgaaaacgcgacggctaagtatgaatgctgcgaaaagcccgtgtgacctctggctgcttgcggccgagcatggcggtagcgtagagttccttgctagcaggtagtgcttggtttaaataaggattattaataccctatcaaacaaagaaaattctctgaccaaaggcaattttaagaggggattgttaagggatgtttcccggagctctgtgcctcatgtatacattggtaatctcagatgatgtaaaactcctatctactcgtatagcatctaggtccctgtgacgtcatgtggagtggcatcgcatcggtgccaatctatcctttttcaaatgaggttaaaattgaccattaacattcgtctaaacagggatttctaaaaatcaaataatttgtatattatgaatacactgaaggtgggtaacgaatcgcaatcaatgccttcgttttcttttatgaaggaaaatgaaaggaatgaaccctatttggctagtttaacatatgtaaaatgcaaaagtttgatattagtcaaggatatactcacatgttgtacaaaggacttgtttgaatttacttgccacaattgaaatatctcaggtttcagtttgtgtcataatttttACTAATTCTTGCAACTCTATCAGATGGACCCTAATCATGTCCTGTTGCATTGAAcaaccaccaatgactttcttcctgtttaagacttttctccaagtcaaatatctgaaatgtttttttttaatcagcggctgacttttctaaaatatatgatttatttctccatatgatatctttttactctattgttcttctattCGATTCATCCTAAGATAAGCATGTACAGTGTCCTGTGAaaaatcatctgaagtgcctgcataccttagttattatattccacacaggttaatattgatatctgtactttttgccagtcatacggttgtacttaatttggaagaatcacactccaattctcggaaaatttgaaatgaagcaccaactccacaccaattagtgttaccaacttctctttttgaatagcttccctttcttttttccagatatggtgatgataataatacctttcttggttcaatcctaaacttcggcaatgaatttctctgaatgaatgttttgtctgaatgattctcaatggcagtgaacacatcttgctgattaggagttacacaagaacaatctttatcatgatccaagtaaaatgaaagcacaatgttgattgagcactatgaggaagaggatgccagcagtatacatcagcattgccccatattccgagttttttttagctctgcatgatatgtcaatcatatgtttggttgaaattggaaaagcagccaatttatgttgtttatattaaattgtggaaaagaatgataaaatttgaacatggtcactcatagacatttcactctcgcttcttcaaaaactgctgagacattattttaccatgaagtacatatttgacatttatcactttcattaagttagtaaattcttgcctaatatgaaacttgcattttacacatgttaacaagctcaatttagacaaaaaataattaggtgaaagtagcacctgtacatggcgtcaacagtttcatgtcttggtagttaacagacacgggacaactaaagctcgctctgtaatccacacaatcaaacaggctgtgacactaacaaattcagatataatgacgtacagtactcaaaatctcaccatgaatgacttcattgtgtgtttccgaaaaacctggtcaaacctgatttcacaaatcactgcagtgtctttagaagagaatgacattagtgtctcatttatgcatccacatggtccatcgaaatattccacatggcccaaagtagaagaaagacttacgtgaactgccattgaaaaatactctgtgcaaattgagactcattcaccgtttccagccagtagcagtgggtgtttgcacacattggatgccatggaagtaaacaagattggacttgctttcagtcaagagatgtaaccaatcattcagatatgaaattttcactgttatgaatgctaagtagattgaaacagcattttttccccccttgaaggtatgcaatcttggtgtaaaatagtcgtaaacatgcctaactttgacatgccttaaaacaaaaagtataaaaatactacctttttttatttttttaattgaaagcagaacatttaaactacccgctgagaaattttaaagaaaataaaaggtggcctttttttagtaataaatagttaaataatgactaatttttattgtttaaacaagtcctatttgtttattattgcttcaaatgacttgcaagttatgccataatgtgcataaatgaattctcttcaaaataaaataataaccactgctttatgggcattggttccttagtaatcagcatttatgtgatttttcattttttactctgaggcctgacactgcaatgttcaaggggcggtaactttatgacggttcagttctgagcagagataaagtcatcgttattcatcataaggatactgctttcacatatataaatttcagagaaatcggtgatggccacctgacacccctctgcctgatttgagatgaaatcccccactAGTCAGTGGCCGTATAGACACATTTTTTTTGTGTTGGTATGGCTAGCGATTATCTTCTATTTTCACCTCAGTGCTGCACCCATCGGCTTCATACAGAATCGCAGGACTACTTACCACGAGTTTGTATGATGTCCAACCGGGCGAATCGGGGCAGCACAGATTGGTTTGGAGATACGGAATACGGCCCCTTACCCGGTGGAATTCCTGAGTAACCTTACACAAATCTCTACGCTTGGAAAACCTGTGTTAACCCTTTATATGATATGCATGCCTGGCAAggttattgcataattttttgggGCCATCGACTTTATTAAGGTGTAATAATGTATGATCAAAGTATTTAAATTTCTATAATCTATTTCGAGGTCAATttcttgaaaccttttttttatctGTTTTGATGACATTTGTGTAGTGATTGTGTGATAATTTGAATGGGAcactgttttaatttgtggatgaattttattctttgagtGAAGTGTggtgacagaaatattttctaagtacTTGTTGGAATGGTTAAtgttttttgctcatatttttctagtgtgcctTTGAGTTTATGCAGATAACTgttgagaaacttttctgcgtaactgtagagttaaagattttgtttgctaggtgtatgtatttattttgtattttaatagttcatttaattaataatttaaaaatctaggtGATTAATAAGATTCTGTCCACCCTATGATAAAAACGGAGCTATGTATCCAAATTTCTAATGGGTTACATATAAAAGGAAGGAAGTTGTCCATCGTCAGATGCAATTTTTCTgtatcattgtggcagagcttgaataccGTAATGGTTAAAGTGATCATCTTTAGAGGTTATGCATGcatgaagccatttttcaatgcatttatatgGGTGCAACTGCGGATCTGTCAGACCATGTACCATCAAATGGAACAAGTAATAATCAGTCAGTGGAATGCCTGGAGAATTTGCGGGGATCTTTTGGCCTTTGAATTTGAGTATTTCCAGCTAGGTTTTAATGGATTTTGTAATGTGAGGTGGAGCATTTATGTTCGTTAGAATTACTGTTGAATCATTGGGAACACAAGTTCCTTGCTTAATACTAAATTACCAGTGCATGCAATGGCTGGGTGGGCCACTCCAAATACAAAGCAAACTCTTCTTGAGTTTTCTATTCGTCTTCTTCAAGCAATACCTCCAATAAAGTTTCATTGAAGGCTTTTGGTCTTCCTTCAAATGGACGGTCGTCATCATTGGAATTATGGTTTTTGAAACAATGATACCAATCATTTAACGTTGTGCCTTTTAGAGCAGCATCTCGGTTAACTTAATGGAGCTCTAGATGCACTTTATCccctgttttctttgaatgaaagaaggaaatcaACTCCTCCCACAAATGATAGTCAATTGGCTCAAACTTCGAAATTTTCTCACAACACCAAGTATCTATTAACAAGATAAATTCATCATTGCCGTGGAGCAGTTTGTTTACTAAATATCTAACCTTGAGTCATGATgtttctgttatttcaaaaactaCCAGCAATCAGTGCTATAGCT
Coding sequences within it:
- the LOC124172258 gene encoding uncharacterized protein LOC124172258 isoform X1 — translated: MSSVSQSASSNSDYEPESSEPDVDTELYNVKNNSLMATRYHDLHDSMHYLGIPSNFLFILSLLGKRLSFSGKHLEKRDVVSLILRKVKGNLPFKTLGHQFGISESYAAKLFNQHIKCLSSSLKQLIRWLPPQTVFENLPVAFWSRFRETYVIIDTFEIQIEKPSNAFDQSETYSEYKKCNTLKYLIGASPDGTIMYVSQGFLGRFSDLQITLKSNFFDGLPRNVHVMADRGFKGLDTLLQDKGMKLVRPPSVASGEVLPRSMAIFGKKVASLRIHIERCIGRLRLFLLLDPHSTIAHRLQNSCDDAVIIACGLINCSSPLIKI